The Ignavibacteria bacterium genome contains a region encoding:
- a CDS encoding GWxTD domain-containing protein produces the protein MKTVIILLFAMVLPLLAQTETSRGQISREGSPKFYFDAYNYRGTQPGKTRMDLYVEVPYNGIQFVKSQQGFTADYNITASIYTDDSKDKMITEKSWGESVNAGDFDATTSKDNFNLSLKSFDLPPANYFLRVEVEDRDSKKSTALESMFTVKNLDAPLAVSDVLLIQKIMEINGQKKMIPNISRNVASRKEGLMMYYEVYSDTARKVDINYSVAESKPGKEDKDEKDAKVLYTQKDTRDAARGTTPVNFSLQNAELSLGQYDLIVQLQDESSNAKAETRKRFVSRWIGMPTAINDLDKAVDEMVYIASESDLKKIKDAPTKEEKQKNFLAFWKSKDPSPSTEQNEVFEEYYRRIAYANEHFKNYMEGWRTDMGMVFITLGPPSNIERYPFEYDSKPYEIWDYYDINKRFVFVDQTGFGDYRLLDPVYGSWWKYRQ, from the coding sequence ATGAAAACCGTTATCATATTGTTGTTTGCCATGGTGCTGCCTTTGTTGGCCCAGACGGAGACCTCGAGAGGGCAAATCTCAAGAGAAGGATCCCCCAAGTTTTATTTTGATGCTTATAACTACAGAGGCACACAGCCTGGCAAGACGCGTATGGACCTGTACGTTGAAGTGCCCTATAACGGAATTCAGTTCGTAAAATCGCAGCAGGGTTTTACCGCGGATTATAATATAACAGCCTCTATCTACACTGACGATTCGAAAGATAAGATGATAACCGAAAAGTCATGGGGCGAATCTGTGAATGCAGGTGACTTTGACGCAACGACCTCAAAGGACAATTTTAACCTCAGCCTTAAATCCTTTGACCTCCCTCCGGCAAATTATTTTCTGAGGGTTGAGGTAGAAGACAGGGACTCCAAAAAAAGCACTGCCCTGGAGAGTATGTTTACCGTAAAGAATCTGGATGCTCCACTGGCTGTAAGCGACGTGCTGCTGATACAGAAAATAATGGAAATAAACGGGCAGAAAAAGATGATCCCCAACATCTCGAGAAACGTTGCTTCGAGAAAAGAGGGGCTTATGATGTATTACGAAGTTTACTCTGATACCGCAAGAAAAGTCGACATAAATTATTCGGTTGCCGAGAGCAAGCCGGGTAAAGAGGATAAGGACGAAAAAGACGCCAAGGTTCTCTATACGCAGAAAGATACAAGGGATGCAGCCCGGGGCACGACGCCGGTCAATTTTTCACTGCAGAACGCTGAACTGAGCCTGGGGCAGTACGACCTTATTGTTCAGCTTCAGGATGAAAGCAGCAATGCCAAGGCTGAAACCCGGAAGAGATTTGTTTCGAGATGGATAGGCATGCCTACGGCAATTAACGACCTAGATAAAGCCGTTGACGAGATGGTTTATATTGCCAGTGAATCGGATCTGAAGAAGATAAAAGACGCTCCGACGAAGGAAGAAAAGCAGAAAAACTTTCTGGCATTCTGGAAGTCAAAGGACCCCTCGCCGTCAACCGAGCAGAATGAGGTTTTTGAGGAGTACTACAGGAGAATAGCCTACGCCAACGAGCATTTCAAGAACTATATGGAAGGGTGGAGGACCGATATGGGAATGGTATTTATTACGCTGGGTCCTCCGAGCAACATTGAGCGTTACCCGTTTGAGTATGATTCCAAGCCTTATGAGATCTGGGATTATTACGACATAAACAAGCGCTTCGTATTTGTTGATCAGACGGGATTCGGGGACTACAGGCTTCTTGATCCTGTTTATGGCAGCTGGTGGAAATACAGACAATAA
- a CDS encoding DUF3108 domain-containing protein, with translation MTKLMKVFFSIFIVLLMISEINSQNNNRREETGSASGAPEFRKIENNAFKVGEKLTFDVKYGFVKAGVATMEVPRMKKISGRDVYQVTFQVASVPSFDWFYKVRDRYETYLDAEGLFPWRFEQHIREGGYSRDFSAFFDQRSGKAKTSQGEYNIPKYVNDIVSAFYLARTYDFSRMKPGSRIHLQNFYNDKVYPLDVVYHGTEQIKVSAGTFNCFIVEPLVQEGGLFKSEGNILVWLSNDELKVPVKVKTKVIVGSIDAELTNYQGLAGKINTKR, from the coding sequence ATGACTAAACTTATGAAGGTATTTTTCTCTATTTTCATCGTTTTACTGATGATCTCAGAGATAAATTCGCAGAACAACAACAGGCGTGAGGAGACAGGGAGTGCGTCCGGTGCCCCTGAATTCCGCAAAATTGAAAACAACGCCTTTAAGGTTGGAGAAAAATTAACCTTCGATGTAAAATACGGCTTTGTCAAAGCAGGCGTTGCGACCATGGAAGTGCCCAGAATGAAAAAGATTTCGGGGCGCGACGTATACCAGGTCACTTTTCAGGTTGCCTCTGTACCAAGCTTTGACTGGTTCTATAAGGTACGCGACAGGTACGAGACTTATCTGGATGCAGAAGGGCTTTTTCCGTGGAGATTTGAGCAGCATATAAGAGAGGGCGGCTATTCAAGGGATTTTTCGGCATTTTTCGACCAGCGCTCGGGCAAGGCTAAAACCAGCCAGGGGGAATATAACATTCCCAAATATGTAAATGACATTGTTTCAGCTTTTTATCTGGCCAGGACGTATGATTTTTCAAGAATGAAGCCCGGAAGCAGGATCCACCTTCAGAACTTTTATAATGACAAGGTTTATCCGCTTGATGTGGTCTACCACGGCACCGAGCAGATAAAGGTAAGCGCCGGGACGTTCAACTGTTTTATTGTTGAACCTCTTGTACAGGAAGGCGGGCTCTTTAAGAGTGAAGGGAATATACTGGTATGGCTTTCAAACGATGAATTGAAGGTGCCGGTTAAGGTAAAGACAAAGGTTATTGTGGGCTCAATTGACGCCGAGCTGACCAACTATCAGGGTCTGGCAGGAAAAATCAACACGAAAAGGTAG
- the rimO gene encoding 30S ribosomal protein S12 methylthiotransferase RimO yields the protein MKKKQKVGVITLGCSKNVVDSERLMNQLIINNCELTDDPNSAEVVIINTCGFIEAAKEESINTILNAVELKKNGGLKKVIVSGCLSERYKSDLEKEIPEVDVYFGTEDYGGILKELGGELKYELLGERVVTTPKHLAYLKISEGCNNPCSFCAIPLIRGKHVSRPMEELRREAELLASKGTKELVIIGQDTTDYGIDIYGRRNLAELLDNLSGIGGLEWIRLLYAYPSHFPKDVLDVLKNNPKMCKYLDMPLQHISDGVLKSMRRGITSRRTRETIDQIKQAIPDIALRTTFIVGYPAETENDFNELLSFVKEYQFDKVGVFTYSVEESTSGFILGDPIPEEVKEERKAALMELQKDISYAKNRELVGKNLRVIIDGFEGSRKDGFYIARSMKDAPEVDGEVLIPAKEKLVTGNFYDVKVYDCNEYDLYGEVLRT from the coding sequence ATGAAAAAGAAGCAAAAGGTTGGTGTAATTACTTTAGGGTGTTCTAAAAATGTTGTTGATTCTGAGCGTTTGATGAATCAACTTATTATTAATAACTGTGAGCTGACCGACGATCCGAACAGTGCGGAAGTTGTCATTATAAATACATGCGGCTTTATAGAAGCTGCCAAAGAAGAGTCAATAAATACAATTCTCAATGCCGTTGAGCTGAAGAAAAATGGCGGCCTGAAGAAGGTAATAGTTTCCGGGTGCCTGTCGGAACGCTACAAAAGCGATCTGGAGAAGGAAATTCCGGAGGTGGATGTTTATTTCGGTACCGAGGACTATGGCGGTATCTTGAAGGAGCTTGGAGGGGAATTAAAATACGAACTATTGGGGGAAAGGGTAGTTACTACTCCAAAGCATCTGGCATATCTGAAAATTTCAGAAGGCTGCAACAACCCCTGTTCGTTCTGCGCTATTCCGCTCATAAGAGGTAAACATGTTTCACGGCCGATGGAGGAGCTTAGGCGTGAGGCTGAACTCCTGGCTTCAAAAGGCACAAAGGAACTCGTTATTATAGGGCAGGATACAACAGACTACGGAATCGATATATACGGCAGACGGAACCTTGCGGAGCTTCTTGATAACCTGAGCGGGATCGGGGGGCTGGAATGGATAAGGCTCCTTTATGCCTATCCGTCTCATTTCCCGAAAGATGTTCTGGATGTACTGAAAAATAATCCGAAGATGTGCAAATATCTGGATATGCCTTTGCAGCACATTTCGGACGGCGTCTTAAAGTCGATGCGGCGCGGCATTACCTCGCGCAGGACAAGAGAGACAATAGACCAGATAAAACAGGCTATACCGGATATTGCGCTAAGGACCACGTTTATTGTAGGATATCCGGCAGAAACAGAAAATGACTTTAACGAACTCTTAAGCTTTGTAAAGGAATACCAGTTCGACAAGGTCGGTGTCTTTACTTATTCTGTGGAAGAAAGCACTTCAGGGTTTATACTGGGCGACCCGATACCTGAAGAGGTGAAGGAAGAGCGCAAGGCGGCTCTCATGGAGCTGCAGAAGGATATTTCTTATGCCAAAAACAGGGAGCTTGTAGGTAAAAATCTCCGTGTAATTATTGACGGCTTTGAGGGCTCCAGAAAAGACGGCTTCTATATAGCGCGTTCGATGAAAGATGCTCCCGAAGTGGACGGGGAAGTACTCATTCCTGCAAAAGAAAAGCTTGTTACTGGAAATTTTTATGATGTAAAGGTGTACGACTGCAATGAGTATGATCTTTATGGTGAAGTCTTAAGAACTTAA
- a CDS encoding CPBP family intramembrane metalloprotease: MSPISAAFIGLVGVFILYQVGGSLLTLLIFGFDLKEADITAMRLLTTAGQMLFILLPAIIFTKAIYTNVSAHIRIKPVNLQETVIFSLGLFILTSLLQSYLFLQNAAIIKLAEAYPSINGIKSYIDKIDKIVESSYNTLLTSKSILESLLIILVVAVVPALCEEFFFRGFVQRSFELKLRPFTAALITAFFFGLYHFHPYQIVPLTALGLYFGFAAYMSETIFLPMILHFLNNLIAVLMFFIYGSDDVNLPQAVPAGDLRFSIMVFLSLVVLFTFFMIYVNRIYYKKSN; encoded by the coding sequence ATGTCTCCCATCAGCGCAGCCTTTATAGGGCTTGTTGGAGTTTTTATTCTCTATCAGGTGGGCGGGAGTTTACTTACTCTGCTCATATTCGGCTTTGACCTTAAGGAAGCCGATATTACGGCTATGAGGCTGCTGACGACAGCCGGGCAGATGCTGTTTATACTTCTGCCTGCAATAATTTTTACAAAGGCAATTTATACAAATGTTTCGGCACACATCCGTATTAAGCCGGTAAACCTCCAGGAAACAGTAATCTTTTCCCTGGGGCTTTTTATTCTAACCAGCCTTCTGCAAAGTTATTTATTTTTACAGAATGCGGCAATTATAAAGCTGGCCGAAGCGTATCCCTCAATTAACGGGATTAAGTCGTATATAGATAAGATTGATAAAATTGTGGAGAGCTCATACAATACGCTGCTTACGTCGAAGTCCATTTTAGAGTCTCTGCTAATTATTCTGGTGGTTGCTGTTGTGCCTGCCCTATGTGAGGAGTTCTTCTTCCGTGGGTTTGTCCAGAGGAGTTTTGAGCTGAAGCTGAGGCCATTTACAGCCGCACTGATAACGGCATTTTTCTTTGGTCTTTATCACTTTCATCCCTATCAGATAGTGCCGCTTACGGCTTTGGGACTTTATTTTGGTTTTGCGGCATATATGAGTGAAACCATATTTTTACCAATGATACTTCACTTTCTTAATAATTTGATAGCTGTTCTGATGTTCTTTATTTACGGATCCGATGATGTTAATCTGCCTCAGGCAGTTCCTGCAGGGGACCTGAGGTTTTCCATTATGGTATTTTTAAGCCTGGTGGTGTTATTTACGTTTTTTATGATTTATGTGAACCGAATCTATTATAAAAAGTCAAATTAA
- a CDS encoding BamA/TamA family outer membrane protein produces the protein MNKKLLITFMLALFLPAAISAQVIERIDIAGGLFSKTEYLGWSGVRRGMKVFPAILDSVKINLTRHLSERGYYHPAFEGTGLIAEADTGGAVLKISVQPGGPTYVRNISILEAGADSAYFTRLFGFMKDQVLVKSELEENISSALDYLQEKGFPFAKVILSSVYFEKDTVLSRDAADLFLKIDRGQVTRIDEVKIKGNSKTSGSVILRELRIKTGGLYSQRLVEEVPQRLGRLRFFEPVEEPSYYLNPKGEGVLLINVKEKETNNFDGILGYLPGAEGQKGYLTGLVNVTLRNILGTGRAAAIKWQQLDRYSQDLELRYQEPWLFNFPFNVNLGLAQHKQDTTYIQRRYEASVEYLATEDISASLIMSAEEVIPTENGSNFLTVFNSSTLSTGANLKIDTRDDFYAPSKGVYFLNSYLFSRKKVNGPERFLTPEVITRINQQRFAVDFSIFQEVFSRQVAALGLHGRELRSSTFEVSDLYRFGGATTLRGYNENQFLANRLLWSNLEYRLLMSRRTYAFLFLDSGYYLRSAEPERNIPRISGFRTGYGVGINLETGFGVLSVSYALGRGDTFSQGKIHLGLVNEF, from the coding sequence ATGAATAAAAAACTATTAATAACTTTTATGCTTGCCCTCTTTCTTCCTGCGGCCATTTCCGCCCAGGTAATTGAAAGAATTGACATTGCAGGCGGTCTTTTCAGCAAGACCGAGTACCTGGGCTGGAGCGGTGTACGCAGAGGTATGAAGGTTTTTCCGGCTATTCTGGACAGCGTAAAAATAAACCTCACAAGGCACCTTTCTGAAAGGGGATACTACCACCCGGCATTTGAAGGCACGGGGCTTATTGCAGAGGCAGACACCGGAGGCGCAGTTCTTAAGATCAGCGTTCAGCCAGGGGGCCCGACTTACGTAAGGAATATCTCCATTCTGGAGGCAGGAGCAGATTCAGCATACTTTACGAGGCTTTTCGGCTTCATGAAAGATCAGGTATTAGTAAAGTCAGAACTTGAAGAAAACATTTCATCGGCCCTGGATTACCTGCAGGAAAAAGGATTCCCGTTTGCAAAGGTAATCCTTAGTTCTGTCTATTTTGAAAAAGATACAGTCCTGTCGCGGGATGCAGCCGATTTATTCTTAAAGATAGACCGGGGGCAGGTGACCAGGATTGACGAGGTGAAGATAAAAGGGAATTCGAAGACCTCAGGGAGCGTAATATTAAGGGAACTAAGAATTAAGACGGGGGGGCTTTACTCTCAGAGGCTCGTTGAGGAGGTCCCGCAGAGGCTCGGCCGTCTGAGGTTTTTTGAGCCTGTTGAAGAGCCTTCATATTATCTTAATCCGAAAGGCGAAGGCGTACTGCTTATAAATGTAAAAGAAAAAGAGACGAACAATTTTGACGGCATACTGGGCTACCTGCCGGGCGCCGAGGGGCAAAAGGGATATCTGACGGGGCTTGTTAACGTTACGCTGCGCAACATTCTGGGAACAGGAAGAGCGGCGGCAATAAAATGGCAGCAGCTGGACAGGTACTCTCAGGACCTGGAACTGAGGTATCAGGAGCCATGGCTATTTAATTTTCCTTTCAATGTAAATCTTGGCCTTGCGCAGCATAAGCAGGATACAACATACATTCAGAGGAGATACGAGGCTTCAGTTGAGTATCTGGCAACTGAGGACATTTCCGCCTCACTCATAATGTCTGCCGAAGAGGTAATTCCGACAGAAAACGGCTCAAACTTTCTTACTGTTTTCAACTCTTCCACTCTTTCAACGGGAGCGAACCTTAAGATTGATACAAGAGACGACTTCTACGCGCCTTCAAAAGGCGTTTACTTTCTTAACAGCTATCTTTTCAGCAGGAAGAAAGTTAACGGTCCGGAGAGGTTTCTTACGCCTGAAGTAATAACCAGGATAAACCAGCAGCGCTTTGCCGTTGATTTCAGCATTTTCCAGGAGGTTTTCAGCAGGCAGGTAGCTGCCCTGGGTCTCCACGGCAGGGAGCTCAGGAGTTCCACCTTTGAAGTAAGCGACCTTTACCGTTTTGGCGGGGCCACTACGCTGAGGGGCTATAATGAAAACCAGTTCCTGGCAAACAGGCTCCTGTGGTCGAACCTTGAATACCGCCTGCTCATGTCGAGGCGCACATACGCCTTTTTGTTCCTTGATTCGGGTTATTACCTTAGAAGCGCCGAGCCCGAGAGGAACATACCCCGCATTTCAGGCTTCAGGACGGGCTACGGAGTGGGTATTAACCTTGAAACCGGCTTTGGTGTCTTAAGTGTCAGCTATGCACTGGGTCGAGGTGACACGTTCAGCCAGGGTAAAATACATCTTGGGCTGGTTAACGAATTTTAA
- a CDS encoding DUF2007 domain-containing protein, giving the protein MPICPNCEAEYNEGVTVCPDCDVELIDKQEFESHMVDPEDWETAYTCSENYEAEMLKANLEGAGIETMIVSKKDRNFPTVGDLSFIRLMVRKEDLEEAQQIIQDINSNKNETGEDL; this is encoded by the coding sequence ATGCCGATATGTCCGAATTGCGAAGCCGAATATAACGAGGGTGTTACAGTATGCCCCGACTGTGACGTTGAACTAATTGACAAGCAGGAATTTGAAAGCCATATGGTCGACCCCGAGGACTGGGAGACAGCCTATACCTGCAGCGAGAACTACGAGGCTGAGATGCTGAAGGCCAATCTGGAAGGGGCGGGAATAGAGACCATGATAGTCTCCAAAAAAGACAGGAACTTTCCCACTGTTGGGGATCTTTCATTTATCAGGCTGATGGTCAGGAAAGAGGACCTGGAAGAAGCTCAACAGATAATTCAAGATATAAATTCAAATAAAAACGAAACGGGAGAAGATTTATAG
- a CDS encoding response regulator transcription factor, whose amino-acid sequence MKALIIDDERLARVELRRLLSPYPEINIVGEAVNTEDALEKIRTLEPDLLFLDIQMPGMGGFELLEKLDHAPEVIFTTAYDEFALKAFDYNALDYLLKPILPRRLESAVKKVLDRKGSPHNATGQPVLGAEDRIFVKDGDKCWFVKLSDIKFFESEGNYVRIHFDHFKPLVLKSLNSIDERLDPRSFFRANRSFIVNLKWIETIETSISGGLIVVLRGGAKIEISRRRSLKFREMLSL is encoded by the coding sequence ATGAAAGCATTAATTATTGACGACGAAAGACTGGCGCGTGTTGAGCTAAGAAGGCTCCTCTCCCCTTACCCTGAAATCAATATTGTTGGGGAAGCAGTTAACACCGAAGACGCCCTTGAGAAAATACGGACGCTTGAGCCCGACCTTTTATTTCTGGACATACAGATGCCCGGAATGGGCGGCTTTGAACTCCTGGAAAAGCTCGACCATGCGCCCGAGGTGATCTTTACAACAGCTTATGATGAATTTGCACTCAAAGCCTTTGACTATAATGCCCTAGATTACCTCCTGAAACCTATACTTCCCCGCAGGCTTGAAAGCGCTGTAAAAAAAGTACTGGACAGAAAAGGCAGCCCGCACAACGCCACCGGCCAGCCTGTGCTTGGCGCAGAGGACCGGATATTTGTCAAGGACGGGGATAAATGCTGGTTTGTAAAATTATCCGACATAAAATTCTTTGAATCCGAGGGCAACTACGTAAGAATTCATTTCGACCACTTTAAGCCTCTCGTGCTTAAATCATTGAACTCAATCGATGAAAGACTTGATCCCAGAAGCTTCTTCAGGGCAAACAGGAGCTTTATTGTAAACCTCAAATGGATCGAGACAATTGAGACTTCCATAAGCGGAGGGCTTATTGTTGTACTCCGGGGAGGGGCAAAAATAGAAATATCGCGCCGCAGGTCACTTAAATTCAGGGAAATGCTCAGCTTGTAG
- a CDS encoding histidine kinase encodes MTRKQKYWTCQLCGWGLYTLTLFLFSFQSTRTFSEKLYFSSAVLILQLALTHLYRMVIIRNKWLELPIQKNILRVVISSLVLALLIESVLFILFFLPEIKGIQDVNFNRLSVNYINRSFLNFAWAVIYFAIHYFENYNSAKLDALRYEMLLKDFELNALKSQMNPHFIFNALNSISGLINENPAKAQCALSQLSSLLRYSLRVNANQTVSLEEEMQIVSDYLELELIRYEERLKVKLDIDPSSLQMQVPPLMIQTLCENGIKHGISRLPEGGELSIKSVMQDGLLKLEIRNTGVLQPGDQHDGCGVRNTRQRLSLLYGTRASFDLKIVSGNFVSAEVTIPL; translated from the coding sequence ATGACCCGAAAACAGAAATACTGGACTTGCCAGCTATGCGGCTGGGGCCTCTATACGCTAACACTGTTTTTATTTTCTTTCCAATCCACAAGAACCTTCAGTGAAAAGTTATACTTTTCCTCAGCGGTACTTATTCTTCAGCTGGCTCTTACTCATTTGTACCGCATGGTAATAATCCGCAACAAATGGCTTGAACTCCCTATACAGAAAAACATTCTGCGGGTGGTAATTTCATCCCTGGTTTTGGCGCTTTTAATAGAATCAGTTCTTTTCATCCTCTTCTTTCTCCCTGAGATCAAGGGAATACAGGATGTAAACTTTAACCGCCTTTCTGTCAATTATATAAACCGCAGTTTCCTGAACTTCGCCTGGGCGGTTATTTATTTTGCGATACATTATTTCGAAAACTATAACAGCGCAAAGCTCGATGCCCTGCGCTACGAAATGCTCCTGAAGGACTTTGAGCTCAACGCGCTGAAGTCCCAGATGAATCCGCACTTTATTTTTAATGCCCTCAACAGCATCTCGGGACTCATAAATGAGAACCCGGCAAAGGCGCAGTGCGCTCTGTCCCAGCTCTCAAGCCTCCTCAGGTATTCACTCAGGGTAAACGCCAACCAGACGGTTTCTTTGGAAGAAGAAATGCAGATTGTAAGCGACTACCTGGAGCTGGAACTGATCCGTTATGAAGAAAGACTGAAAGTAAAGCTGGATATAGACCCCTCCTCGCTCCAGATGCAGGTGCCGCCCCTCATGATTCAAACCCTATGCGAAAACGGAATAAAACACGGAATTTCCAGACTCCCTGAGGGAGGCGAACTTTCGATAAAGTCAGTCATGCAGGATGGACTCTTAAAGCTGGAGATCCGTAACACCGGCGTCCTTCAGCCCGGGGATCAACATGATGGCTGCGGCGTAAGGAATACAAGGCAAAGGCTTTCTCTTCTTTACGGGACAAGGGCATCGTTCGACTTAAAAATAGTATCCGGAAATTTCGTATCAGCTGAAGTCACAATTCCCCTTTGA
- a CDS encoding 1-phosphofructokinase — MILTVTLNPLLERRLTFKEIELGKNNRALNEFFTAGGKGINVSRQLKCLNTESLAFTFLGGNNGKILRGLLSAENINFTAVGTKSETRTASLIMEEGTERLTTFFGLNSEITQQESDEFKMKLKKMIENCEIVVFSGSSPCALTDDIFPYGIEMANEFDKISIVDTYGSTLKECIKKAPTVVHNNVHEAVTSMDQALNSEKDILDYMQSLYEKGVKQVFLTQGSEPVYASNFDFLYKAETLKVKELDATGSGDAFTAAVAYGLHNAMTFEETLSFAQSLGALNAASWEACRADPERVPEIQKEVKISTLGKKINMLDIKPVE; from the coding sequence ATGATCTTAACAGTTACACTTAACCCTCTTTTAGAACGCAGACTTACTTTTAAGGAAATAGAGCTCGGGAAAAATAACAGGGCCTTAAATGAATTCTTTACCGCCGGCGGCAAGGGAATTAACGTCAGCCGGCAGCTTAAATGCCTGAACACAGAAAGCCTTGCCTTTACTTTTCTGGGGGGCAACAATGGTAAAATCCTAAGAGGTCTTCTCAGCGCTGAAAACATCAACTTTACAGCGGTCGGGACAAAAAGCGAGACCAGGACGGCATCCTTAATTATGGAGGAAGGGACTGAGCGCCTTACCACGTTCTTCGGCCTGAATTCTGAAATAACGCAGCAGGAGTCGGATGAATTTAAGATGAAACTGAAAAAGATGATAGAAAACTGCGAAATAGTTGTTTTCTCCGGAAGCTCGCCTTGTGCTCTAACAGATGACATATTCCCCTACGGCATTGAGATGGCAAACGAATTTGACAAGATATCAATTGTGGATACTTACGGCAGCACACTGAAGGAATGCATAAAGAAGGCTCCCACGGTTGTTCACAATAACGTCCACGAGGCTGTTACTTCAATGGATCAGGCGCTCAATAGTGAAAAGGATATTCTTGACTACATGCAGAGTCTTTATGAGAAGGGGGTAAAGCAGGTTTTTCTTACGCAGGGTTCAGAGCCGGTTTACGCTTCCAATTTTGATTTCCTTTATAAGGCAGAGACGCTTAAAGTTAAGGAGCTTGACGCAACAGGCAGCGGGGACGCCTTTACGGCAGCAGTTGCATACGGGCTTCACAACGCAATGACATTTGAGGAGACGCTTTCCTTTGCACAAAGCCTTGGAGCCTTAAACGCAGCCTCATGGGAAGCCTGCAGGGCAGATCCCGAGAGGGTCCCGGAAATTCAGAAGGAAGTTAAGATTTCCACACTCGGCAAAAAAATCAATATGCTGGACATAAAACCAGTAGAATAG
- a CDS encoding phosphatidate cytidylyltransferase — translation MSLGNTATRILVSVAAIPLILLACYFGGLFFLLFIAAIGATAFWEFSRMARNKNAFALDALGLIAVLLIITDAYYRFMDFKMLVYLVVVLMLIYELFRNKSSAIYNLGTTLLGIFYIGLFAGAMVEIREYFPDNYQEGGFLIISILASIWVCDSAAFFAGSALGKHKLFPRVSPKKSWEGAIAGFLAAIITMAVMKILLLSSITLADAVIIGLVVGTIGQIGDLTESLLKRDAGVKDSSNIIPGHGGIFDRFDSLLLTSPVVYLYLVYFVK, via the coding sequence ATGTCTCTTGGAAATACTGCAACCCGAATTCTGGTCTCCGTAGCCGCCATACCTTTAATTCTTCTGGCGTGCTACTTTGGAGGTCTGTTCTTTCTATTATTTATTGCGGCTATTGGCGCCACAGCTTTCTGGGAATTCAGCCGTATGGCAAGGAATAAGAATGCCTTTGCCCTGGATGCTCTGGGGCTTATAGCCGTTTTACTAATAATTACCGATGCCTACTACCGCTTCATGGATTTTAAGATGCTGGTTTACCTCGTAGTAGTGCTGATGCTTATTTATGAACTTTTCAGGAATAAAAGCTCGGCAATATACAACCTGGGTACAACACTTCTTGGAATTTTCTATATCGGTCTTTTTGCAGGCGCAATGGTTGAGATCCGCGAATATTTTCCGGATAACTACCAGGAAGGGGGATTTTTAATCATCTCCATACTGGCTTCAATCTGGGTGTGTGATTCGGCTGCATTCTTTGCCGGATCGGCACTGGGCAAGCATAAGCTTTTCCCGAGAGTAAGCCCGAAGAAGAGCTGGGAAGGCGCCATTGCGGGTTTTCTTGCGGCCATAATTACAATGGCAGTGATGAAAATTCTGCTTCTAAGCTCAATAACATTAGCCGATGCCGTTATAATCGGGCTTGTTGTAGGAACAATCGGGCAGATAGGGGACTTAACAGAGTCGCTCCTTAAAAGGGATGCCGGGGTGAAGGACTCTTCGAACATAATTCCAGGGCACGGGGGTATATTTGACCGTTTTGACTCACTTTTACTTACCTCCCCGGTTGTATATCTATACCTGGTATATTTTGTAAAATAA